In the genome of Kwoniella shivajii chromosome 5, complete sequence, one region contains:
- a CDS encoding GDP-mannose 4,6-dehydratase, translating to MSSTLSMEQQHHHRRRQGESLPIWPPPQASVYDENEHSSSSDSESSSSCSSSSHLFTPGMSRPSSLITSTSSTTSSPNYPTSHFLPKLVCPTPRLYNRDGRAEVGSDLSLRKLSINTDFSVEREIEDDEDEGNLNTASAYNEPRSNPTAKSKLMIKETNESSTPLPCPLGDFQTDNLLNAPPSHHQNTNNPSVLRYHDESVAPLSLHRNSTKNHDGDHNYGDRCSTPIYNHPASVWGLFGGGLDCHTSESWLKRKVAFVTGITGQDGSYLTELLLSKGYTVHGLIRRSSSFNTSRLQHLWRDQHSKSPNKLFLHYGDLTDSANLVGVIARTQPSEVYNLAAQSHVKVSFEMAEYTGDVDGIGTLRLLEAIRTCGLEKLTRFYQASTSELYGKVKCTPQNEDTPFHPRSPYGVAKLYAYWMTVNYREAYGMFTSNGILFNHESPRRGRTFVSRKITRAVAEIYLGKQDCMWMGNLDAKRDWGHAKDYVEGMWRMLQHEQPDDFVLATGETHTVRSLITLSFSVLSIPLKWVGSGLDEHAFRMDISPPKIVVRIDPRYFRPAEVDLLLGDPTKAENQLNWKRRWGWEELVRDMVESDVRSAKGLVEDHN from the exons ATGTCGTCTACCTTATCGATggaacaacaacatcatcatcgacgacGACAAGGAGAGTCACTTCCGATTTGGCCTCCTCCTCAAGCTTCAGTATACGACGAGAACGaacattcctcttcatccgattctgaatcgtcttcatcttgttcttcttcttcacatctcTTTACCCCTGGGATGTCTCGcccttcatctctcatcactTCTACATCCTCAACCACATCGTCACCTAATTATCCAACATCACATTTCTTACCCAAATTAGTCTGTCCGACACCTCGATTGTATAACAGAGATGGGAGAGCCGAGGTTGGATCAGATTTAAGTTTGAGGAAGCTGAGCATAAATACTGATTTCTCAGtcgaaagagaaatcgaagatgatgaagatgaaggtaacTTGAACACAGCATCTGCTTATAATGAACCCAGATCAAATCCTACCGCAAAATCAAAATTAATGATAAAAGAGACAAATGAATCATCGACACCTTTACCATGTCCTTTAGGCGACTTTCAAACTGACAATCTATTAAATGCGCCTCCATCCCATCATCAAAATACGAATAATCCATCTGTACTAAGATACCATGATGAGTCCGTTGCACCTCTGTCGCTTCATCGCAATAGTACCAAAAATCACGATGGGGATCATAATTATGGTGATAGATGCTCAACTCCGATTTATAATCATCCAGCTTCAGTTTGGGGCTTATTCGGTGGTGGATTAGATTGTCATACTTCTGAATCTTGGTTAAAGAGGAAAGTAGCTTTTGTAACTGGTATAACTGGACAAG ATGGATCGTATTTGACAGAAT TGTTGTTATCGAAAGGATACACAGTACACGGGTTGATCCGAAGATCGTCGTCGTTCAATACATCTAGACTTCAACATTTATGGAGAGATCAACATTCTAAATCACCTAATAAATTGTTTTTGCATTATGGTGATTTGACGGATTCAGCCAATCTCGTAGGCGTGATCGCCAGAACTCA ACCTAGTGAAGTATATAATTTAGCTGCTCAAAGTCACGTCAAAGTTTCTTTCGAAATGGCCGAGTACACA GGCGATGTGGATGGCATAGGCACATTGCGATTGTTAGAGGCTATTCGAACATGTGGAC TCGAGAAACTCACGAGATTCTATCAAGCTTCAACATCTGAGTTGTATGGCAAAGTTAAATGTACACCACAAAATGAAGATACCCCTTTTCATCCTAGAAGTCCATATGGAGTAGCCAAGTTATACGCATATTGGATGACTGTAAATTACAGAGAGGCATATGGGATGTTCACTTCGAA TGGTATATTGTTCAACCATGAATCACCGAGAAGAGGTCGAACGTTTGTTTCACGTAAAATTACAAGGGCAGTAGCGGAAATCTATTTAGGTAAACAAGATTGTATGTGGATGGGTAATTTGGATGCTAAACGTGATTGGGGACATG CTAAAGATTACGTGGAAGGAATGTGGAGAATGTTACAACA TGAACAACCAGATGATTTCGTTTTAGCCAC TGGAGAAACACATACTGTTCGATCTTTGATAACGCTTTCATTTTCAGTCTTATCAATACCATTGAAATGGGTTGGATCGGGACTGGACGAACATGCTTTTCGAATGGATATATCACCTCCTAAAATAGTCGTTCGAATCGATCCAAGATACTTCAGACCTGCAGAAGTAGATTTATTACTTGGTGATCCAAcaaaagctgaaaatcaATTGAATTGGAAACGAAGATGGGGCTGGGAAGAATTAGTCAGAGATATGGTCGAAAGTGATGTTAGGTCTGCTAAAGGTTTAGTTGAGGATCATAATTAG
- a CDS encoding glutaredoxin, translating to MIRSTSSPSSSASSSSTSIANSPGSFSALGFTSTSESIPSSSSSSTSSAVTEKLASISSSSPYSSPRRTFSLPSKIKLPFSSSSPRLTSSPMLGGLGSPMIPLHSPTRSTARRVSYNIKSRASHYALPLSIGGFFTLAVFIYMSLNKSNEVSQFNNASKLSLYGRSRFSQEEHAIKLKQHQQYDQEYEREHEYSHGVQHHIPDSERDNGVSLLLMDEEELIAEDDLFWDTYKDPEPLSIEEQKLQDELKAHKQDVINQDKLQSLRALIWWLAEGGILPNNWEVPTKAYLKKIGGRGMERLLEDIDSGEEGDEIFDNGWAEFANRRYRVVIFSKTHCPYSRKAKSIFGEYHISPAPFIIELDQRSDMEKIQTLLQRLTGRRTVPNVLLDFVSIGGSDDVTLIHSEGGLQRRLEDMEVLPFSRRRRPTVPAPPPPVEPVAVVEPEIINVNVQEREIEQPSEDELVINGNFYEEESTASQDVPSEFLNTVQAQSTEIEGESMKTDTDEDQGDFMKNVKRDFSPMIQRKETNAEKLQKRQTPGISTLDMISRDQTGSWKEGGILAA from the exons ATGATCagatcaacatcttcaccatcttcatctgcatcatcatcgtcaacttCAATAGCGAATTCACCTGGATCATTCTCAGCCCTAGGATTCACTTCAACGTCTGAATCAATaccatcgtcatcgtcatcatcaacatcttcagctGTGACGGAGAAATtagcttcaatctcatcatcatcaccttaTTCATCACCTAGAAGAACATTCTCGTTGCCATCCAAAATCAAGTtaccattctcatcctcatcacctaGATTGACTTCGTCACCCATGTTAGGAGGGTTAGGTTCACCGATGATCCCGTTACATTCACCCACCAGATCAACCGCCCGTAGGGTATCTTATAATATCAAAAGTCGAGCGTCACATTATGCTTTACCATTGAGCATAGGTGGATTTTTCACTTTAGCAGTATTCATTTACATGTCGTTGAACAAATCAAATGAAGTAAGTCAATTCAACAATGCATCAAAATTATCCTTATATGGTAGATCAAGATTCTCACAAGAAGAACATGCGATTAAACTaaaacaacatcaacaatatgATCAAGAATATGAACGTGAACACGAATATTCACACGGAGTACAACATCATATACCAGACAGTGAGAGGGATAATGGAGTTTCCTTGTTActgatggatgaagaagaattaatcgcagaagatgatttgttcTGGGATACATATAAAGATCCAGAACCATTATCGATCGAAGAACAAAAATTACAAGATGAATTAAAAGCACACAAACAAGATGTaatcaatcaagataaaTTACAATCTTTGCGTGCATTAATTTGGTGGTTGGCCGAAGGTGGTATCTTACCTAACAATTGGGAAGTGCCCACTAAAGCTTATTTGAAAAAAATAGGTGGAAGAGGCATGGAAAGATTgttggaagatatcgattcaggtgaagaaggtgacgAAATTTTCGATAATGGTTGGGCAGAATTCGCCAATAGAAGATATAGAGTAGTCATCTTTtcaaaa ACCCACTGTCCTTACTCGAGGAAAGCTAAATCAATCTTTGGTGAATACCACATTTCACCTGCGccattcatcatcgaacTTGACCAAAGAT CTGATATGGAAAAGATTCAAACTCTCTTACAACGGTTGACGGGTCGTCGAACAGTTCCAAATGTCTTACTTGATTTCGTCTCTATCGGTGGATCAGATGACGTGACTCTGATTCACTCCGAAGGTGGTTTACAAAGACGATtagaagatatggaagtgTTACCTTTCtccagaagaaggagacCTACTGTACCggctcctcctcctccagtTGAACCCGTAGCTGTAGTCGAACCTGAGATCATCAATGTCAACGtccaagaaagagagattgaacAACCATCAGAAGACGAGTTGGTGATCAATGGTAATTTctatgaagaagaatcgaCCGCTTCACAAGATGTCCCTTCTGAATTCCTAAACACagttcaagctcaatcaacagaaatagaaggagaatcaaTGAAGACtgatacagatgaagatcaaggtgattttATGAAGAACGTAAAGAGAGATTTCTCACCCATGATACAAAGGAAAGAAACCAACGCTGAAAAACTTCAAAAACGGCAAACTCCAGGAATATCTACTCTCGATATGATATCAAGAGATCAAACTGGGTCctggaaagaaggtggtattCTCGCTGCTTGA
- a CDS encoding iron sulfur cluster assembly protein 1, mitochondrial — protein sequence MMRNALLRSSMAAVASSSARPALRLAARPVVANVQMIGQRRMYHEKVIDHYENPRNVGNLPKNDQDVGTGLVGAPACGDVMKLQIRVGEDGVISEVKFKTFGCGSAIASSSYMTERVKGMTLEQAGAVKNTEIAKELCLPPVKLHCSLLAEDAIKSAIKDYQTKRAGRLNAAGATSSASIGSSPAVATA from the exons ATGATGCGAAACGCTTTACTCCGATCTTCCATGGCAGCAGtcgcctcttcttctgctcgaCCTGCACTCCGATTAGCCGCCAGACCAGTAGTAGCTAATGTACAAATGATCGGTCAAAGGAGAATGTATCATGAGAAAGTCATTGATCATTATGAGAACCCAAGGAAT GTCGGAAACCTTCCTAAGAACGATCAAGATGTAGGAACTGGGCTCGTCGGAGCACCAGCTTGTGGAGA CGTAATGAAACTTCAAATTCGAGTAGGGGAAGATGGTGTCATTTCCGAAGTCAAATTTAAGACCTTTGGTTGTGGATCAGCAattgcttcttcatcatacaTGACTGAAAGAGTCAAAGGAATGACTCTAGAACAAGCTGGTGCTGTCAAGAACACAGAGATCGCCAAAGAATTGTGTTTACCTCCTGTCAAGC TCCATTGCTCTCTTCTTGCTGAAGACGCTATCAAATCAGCAATCAAGGACTACCAAACCAAGAGAGCTGGTAGACTCAATGCTGCTGGA GCCACTTCTTCAGCGTCGATCGGATCTTCACCAGCCGTCGCCACTGCGTAG